A region from the Ctenopharyngodon idella isolate HZGC_01 chromosome 13, HZGC01, whole genome shotgun sequence genome encodes:
- the LOC127524721 gene encoding calpastatin isoform X10 — protein MGQIITWIRGTRDQPALQDVAVEQQVLLTGYNHIESQQVTPTTTSQVSTAKPAQYEKGPTQSSTAAAAVKPGTSPATPAAPSVAASTAGAAGGGGPATTQKGPSQVTPQSTTVPSSKPGPAKVDPAVGKPSATAGAQKQTSAQKVQVEVGPPGAKVSTEDVDPFDALSGTLPSSQPLAPKVPKYTGPEITEPNIKPEKGVLCGERDDTLPPGYRKEDMEKKIPAGAPEKPKDVPKPISTDDALESLSSGFVSSAPPKKTDVKTETIGAVDVRSAGMSNFAPPPPSQQKQPATSQPATVTKSPAPPADKKAKLEISTQSTKPKTDESDSMSLDALSALGDTLGAPEPPKKSPELKPGQIVDEKKQTSEKGVLVGEREDTLPPGYRFSEEELMKYPPPKKEPSLNTDDALDILSEGFTAPVAAPVVKASVPPAQEKKKPDAVPEKTKDLPKETKKPDAVPEKTKDVPKETKKPAGVPEKTKDVPKHKVDEFSALDALAGDFVAPAQSASKVSSAAPKNVIPPGPKQKPETDEDAFSALGDTLGAPEPPKKQPELKPGDIVHEKDVTSEKRARDGEREDTLPPGYRFSEEELKKYPPPEKEPSLDPTEALDILSGDFTSPTVLSVPTPPVCSSSKPPAKHSDSASDFALDALAGDFVAPSSASKVQSAVSGPPHADRQLSEGTSSALDALSDTLGDIKAAPEPAPVPPKAIVKEKDIVEEKVSKPGERDDSLPPEYRFSEEERKAFISAKQKDVKPKQTSIDDTTALDMLSSDFSAVPAVKPSAPDAKHFIPEPTPPTHKATGPVLDELAGKLIPNLTDPKAKDSKPKAKGGKPKSKPKKQSVEDSSATDKQPGKVSSDVVPSSSTKGGNR, from the exons TCTCAGCAGGTCACACCCACCACAACATCTCAGGTCTCCACAGCGAAACCTGCACAATATGAG AAAGGACCTACACAATCGTCTACTGCAGCCGCAGCTGTTAAACCCGGCACCAGCCCTGCAACCCCAGCAGCTCCTTCAGTAGCTGCATCTACTGCGGGAGCTGCAGGTGGTGGAGGCCCCGCCACCACTCAGAAAGGACCTTCTCAAGTCACGCCACAG AGTACAACCGTTCCTTCATCCAAACCGGGACCTGCTAAAGTGGATCCGGCTGTTGGAAAGCCCTCAGCCACGGCTGGTGCCCAAAAGCAAACAAGCGCTCAAAAG GTGCAAGTGGAAGTGGGTCCTCCAGGAGCTAAAGTCAGTACGGAG GATGTAGATCCATTTGATGCCCTGTCTGGCACTTTACCATCATCACAACCTCTGGCTCCTAAAGTCCCAAAATACACTGGACCAGAGATTACAGAG CCAAATATAAAACCAGAGAAGGGTGTTTTGTGTGGTGAGAGAGATGACACACTGCCGCCCGGATACAGAAAGGAAGACATG gAAAAGAAAATACCTGCTGGAGCTCCTGAGAAGCCTAAAGATGTTCCAAAG CCAATAAGCACAGACGATGCGCTGGAGTCCCTCTCTTCTGGGTTTGTGTCTTCAGCTCCTCCTAAGAAGACAGATGTG AAAACTGAAACGATAGGAGCAGTCGATGTTCGTTCAGCAGGCATGTCCAACTTTGCTCCCCCTCCACCCTCTCAGCAG AAACAACCGGCGACGTCTCAACCTGCTACTGTAACTAAATCACCTGCTCCACCGGCTGACAAGAAAGCCAAACTGGAGATCTCCACACAATCTACTAAACCAAAGACAGATGAG TCAGACTCCATGTCGCTGGACGCTCTCAGCGCATTGGGCGACACACTGGGCGCTCCAGAACCACCCAAAAAATCACCTGAACTCAAACCTGGGCAGATAGTTGAT GAGAAGAAACAGACATCAGAGAAGGGTGTTCTTGTCGGGGAGAGAGAGGACACACTCCCACCAGGTTACAGATTCTCAGAGGAAGAGCTTATGAAATATCCTCCTCCTAAAAAAGAG CCCTCACTGAACACAGATGATGCACTGGACATTCTTTCTGAAGGTTTCACGGCCCCCGTGGCAGCACCTGTTGTTAAGGCATCTGTTCCTCCTGCACAG GAAAAGAAGAAACCTGATGCGGTTCCTGAGAAGACTAAAGATCTTCCTAAG GAAACAAAGAAGCCTGATGCGGTTCCTGAGAAGACTAAAGACGTTCCCAAG GAAACAAAGAAGCCTGCTGGGGTTCCTGAGAAGACTAAAGACGTTCCCAAG CATAAAGtggatgaattttcagcactgGATGCTCTGGCAGGTGATTTCGTGGCTCCCGCACAGTCTGCTTCTAAG GTTTCTTCAGCTGCTCCTAAAAACGTTATCCCTCCAGGCCCTAAGCAAAAACCAGAGACAGATGAG GATGCTTTCAGCGCTCTGGGCGACACACTGGGTGCACCAGAACCACCGAAAAAACAACCTGAACTCAAACCTGGGGACATCGTTCAT GAGaaggatgtgacatcagaaaagCGTGCTCGTGACGGGGAGAGAGAGGACACACTCCCACCAGGTTACAGATTCTCAGAGGAAGAGCTTAAGAAATATCCTCCTCCTGAGAAAGAG CCTTCCCTAGACCCTACTGAAGCTCTGGATATTCTGTCTGGAGATTTTACCAGCCCCACTGTCCTATCTGTTCCCACTCCCCCTGTTTGTTCTTCCTCTAAGCCTCCTGCTAAG CATTCAGATTCAGCTTCAGATTTTGCTTTAGATGCTCTTGCAGGTGATTTTGTCGCTCCTTCTTCTGCATCCAAAGTTCAGTCTGCTGTTTCTGGCCCTCCACATGCTGACAGACAG TTGTCAGAAGGTACCTCATCAGCTTTGGATGCCCTCTCAGACACTCTAGGAGACATAAAAGCAGCCCCTGAGCCCGCCCCTGTCCCGCCTAAAGCCATAGTTAAG GAAAAGGATATAGTGGAGGAGAAAGTTAGTAAACCAGGTGAGAGAGACGACAGCCTTCCACCAGAATATAGGTTCTCAGAGGAAGAACGCAAG GCATTTATATCAGCAAAGCAGAAAGACGTCAAACCAAAGCAG ACATCAATCGATGACACAACGGCCCTTGACATGCTGTCTAGTGATTTTTCTGCAGTACCGGCTGTGAAGCCCTCCGCACCTGATGCCAAACACTTCATCCCTGAACCAACACCGCCAACCCATAAG GCAACAGGTCcagtgttggatgagctggcaGGCAAATTGATTCCCAACCTGACTGATCCCAAAGCCAAAGACAGCAAACCAAAG GCAAAGGGGGGCAAACCAAAGTCTAAACCAAAG AAACAGTCAGTAGAAGATTCCTCAGCCACAGACAAGCAGCCCGGTAAAGTGAGCTCAGATGTGGTGCCTTCATCTTCCACAAAGGGCGGAAACAGATAG
- the LOC127524721 gene encoding calpastatin isoform X11 produces MGQIITWIRGTRDQPALQDVAVEQQVLLTGYNHIESQQVTPTTTSQVSTAKPAQYEKGPTQSSTAAAAVKPGTSPATPAAPSVAASTAGAAGGGGPATTQKGPSQVTPQVQVEVGPPGAKVSTEDVDPFDALSGTLPSSQPLAPKVPKYTGPEITEPNIKPEKGVLCGERDDTLPPGYRKEDMEKKIPAGAPEKPKDVPKPISTDDALESLSSGFVSSAPPKKTDVKTETIGAVDVRSAGMSNFAPPPPSQQKQPATSQPATVTKSPAPPADKKAKLEISTQSTKPKTDESDSMSLDALSALGDTLGAPEPPKKSPELKPGQIVDEKKQTSEKGVLVGEREDTLPPGYRFSEEELMKYPPPKKEPSLNTDDALDILSEGFTAPVAAPVVKASVPPAQEKKKPDAVPEKTKDLPKETKKPDAVPEKTKDVPKETKKPAGVPEKTKDVPKHKVDEFSALDALAGDFVAPAQSASKVSSAAPKNVIPPGPKQKPETDEDAFSALGDTLGAPEPPKKQPELKPGDIVHEKDVTSEKRARDGEREDTLPPGYRFSEEELKKYPPPEKEPSLDPTEALDILSGDFTSPTVLSVPTPPVCSSSKPPAKHSDSASDFALDALAGDFVAPSSASKVQSAVSGPPHADRQLSEGTSSALDALSDTLGDIKAAPEPAPVPPKAIVKEKDIVEEKVSKPGERDDSLPPEYRFSEEERKAFISAKQKDVKPKQTSIDDTTALDMLSSDFSAVPAVKPSAPDAKHFIPEPTPPTHKATGPVLDELAGKLIPNLTDPKAKDSKPKAKGGKPKSKPKKQSVEDSSATDKQPGKVSSDVVPSSSTKGGNR; encoded by the exons TCTCAGCAGGTCACACCCACCACAACATCTCAGGTCTCCACAGCGAAACCTGCACAATATGAG AAAGGACCTACACAATCGTCTACTGCAGCCGCAGCTGTTAAACCCGGCACCAGCCCTGCAACCCCAGCAGCTCCTTCAGTAGCTGCATCTACTGCGGGAGCTGCAGGTGGTGGAGGCCCCGCCACCACTCAGAAAGGACCTTCTCAAGTCACGCCACAG GTGCAAGTGGAAGTGGGTCCTCCAGGAGCTAAAGTCAGTACGGAG GATGTAGATCCATTTGATGCCCTGTCTGGCACTTTACCATCATCACAACCTCTGGCTCCTAAAGTCCCAAAATACACTGGACCAGAGATTACAGAG CCAAATATAAAACCAGAGAAGGGTGTTTTGTGTGGTGAGAGAGATGACACACTGCCGCCCGGATACAGAAAGGAAGACATG gAAAAGAAAATACCTGCTGGAGCTCCTGAGAAGCCTAAAGATGTTCCAAAG CCAATAAGCACAGACGATGCGCTGGAGTCCCTCTCTTCTGGGTTTGTGTCTTCAGCTCCTCCTAAGAAGACAGATGTG AAAACTGAAACGATAGGAGCAGTCGATGTTCGTTCAGCAGGCATGTCCAACTTTGCTCCCCCTCCACCCTCTCAGCAG AAACAACCGGCGACGTCTCAACCTGCTACTGTAACTAAATCACCTGCTCCACCGGCTGACAAGAAAGCCAAACTGGAGATCTCCACACAATCTACTAAACCAAAGACAGATGAG TCAGACTCCATGTCGCTGGACGCTCTCAGCGCATTGGGCGACACACTGGGCGCTCCAGAACCACCCAAAAAATCACCTGAACTCAAACCTGGGCAGATAGTTGAT GAGAAGAAACAGACATCAGAGAAGGGTGTTCTTGTCGGGGAGAGAGAGGACACACTCCCACCAGGTTACAGATTCTCAGAGGAAGAGCTTATGAAATATCCTCCTCCTAAAAAAGAG CCCTCACTGAACACAGATGATGCACTGGACATTCTTTCTGAAGGTTTCACGGCCCCCGTGGCAGCACCTGTTGTTAAGGCATCTGTTCCTCCTGCACAG GAAAAGAAGAAACCTGATGCGGTTCCTGAGAAGACTAAAGATCTTCCTAAG GAAACAAAGAAGCCTGATGCGGTTCCTGAGAAGACTAAAGACGTTCCCAAG GAAACAAAGAAGCCTGCTGGGGTTCCTGAGAAGACTAAAGACGTTCCCAAG CATAAAGtggatgaattttcagcactgGATGCTCTGGCAGGTGATTTCGTGGCTCCCGCACAGTCTGCTTCTAAG GTTTCTTCAGCTGCTCCTAAAAACGTTATCCCTCCAGGCCCTAAGCAAAAACCAGAGACAGATGAG GATGCTTTCAGCGCTCTGGGCGACACACTGGGTGCACCAGAACCACCGAAAAAACAACCTGAACTCAAACCTGGGGACATCGTTCAT GAGaaggatgtgacatcagaaaagCGTGCTCGTGACGGGGAGAGAGAGGACACACTCCCACCAGGTTACAGATTCTCAGAGGAAGAGCTTAAGAAATATCCTCCTCCTGAGAAAGAG CCTTCCCTAGACCCTACTGAAGCTCTGGATATTCTGTCTGGAGATTTTACCAGCCCCACTGTCCTATCTGTTCCCACTCCCCCTGTTTGTTCTTCCTCTAAGCCTCCTGCTAAG CATTCAGATTCAGCTTCAGATTTTGCTTTAGATGCTCTTGCAGGTGATTTTGTCGCTCCTTCTTCTGCATCCAAAGTTCAGTCTGCTGTTTCTGGCCCTCCACATGCTGACAGACAG TTGTCAGAAGGTACCTCATCAGCTTTGGATGCCCTCTCAGACACTCTAGGAGACATAAAAGCAGCCCCTGAGCCCGCCCCTGTCCCGCCTAAAGCCATAGTTAAG GAAAAGGATATAGTGGAGGAGAAAGTTAGTAAACCAGGTGAGAGAGACGACAGCCTTCCACCAGAATATAGGTTCTCAGAGGAAGAACGCAAG GCATTTATATCAGCAAAGCAGAAAGACGTCAAACCAAAGCAG ACATCAATCGATGACACAACGGCCCTTGACATGCTGTCTAGTGATTTTTCTGCAGTACCGGCTGTGAAGCCCTCCGCACCTGATGCCAAACACTTCATCCCTGAACCAACACCGCCAACCCATAAG GCAACAGGTCcagtgttggatgagctggcaGGCAAATTGATTCCCAACCTGACTGATCCCAAAGCCAAAGACAGCAAACCAAAG GCAAAGGGGGGCAAACCAAAGTCTAAACCAAAG AAACAGTCAGTAGAAGATTCCTCAGCCACAGACAAGCAGCCCGGTAAAGTGAGCTCAGATGTGGTGCCTTCATCTTCCACAAAGGGCGGAAACAGATAG
- the LOC127524721 gene encoding calpastatin isoform X7, whose translation MGQIITWIRGTRDQPALQDVAVEQQVLLTGYNHIESQQVTPTTTSQVSTAKPAQYEKGPTQSSTAAAAVKPGTSPATPAAPSVAASTAGAAGGGGPATTQKGPSQVTPQATVSKPTPATSAKVPTVSSATGPAGTTGGTGVKPTDPVKDKAQSTTVPSSKPGPAKVDPAVGKPSATAGAQKQTSAQKVQVEVGPPGAKVSTEDVDPFDALSGTLPSSQPLAPKVPKYTGPEITEEKKIPAGAPEKPKDVPKPISTDDALESLSSGFVSSAPPKKTDVKTETIGAVDVRSAGMSNFAPPPPSQQKQPATSQPATVTKSPAPPADKKAKLEISTQSTKPKTDESDSMSLDALSALGDTLGAPEPPKKSPELKPGQIVDEKKQTSEKGVLVGEREDTLPPGYRFSEEELMKYPPPKKEPSLNTDDALDILSEGFTAPVAAPVVKASVPPAQEKKKPDAVPEKTKDLPKETKKPDAVPEKTKDVPKETKKPAGVPEKTKDVPKHKVDEFSALDALAGDFVAPAQSASKVSSAAPKNVIPPGPKQKPETDEDAFSALGDTLGAPEPPKKQPELKPGDIVHEKDVTSEKRARDGEREDTLPPGYRFSEEELKKYPPPEKEPSLDPTEALDILSGDFTSPTVLSVPTPPVCSSSKPPAKHSDSASDFALDALAGDFVAPSSASKVQSAVSGPPHADRQLSEGTSSALDALSDTLGDIKAAPEPAPVPPKAIVKEKDIVEEKVSKPGERDDSLPPEYRFSEEERKAFISAKQKDVKPKQTSIDDTTALDMLSSDFSAVPAVKPSAPDAKHFIPEPTPPTHKATGPVLDELAGKLIPNLTDPKAKDSKPKAKGGKPKSKPKKQSVEDSSATDKQPGKVSSDVVPSSSTKGGNR comes from the exons TCTCAGCAGGTCACACCCACCACAACATCTCAGGTCTCCACAGCGAAACCTGCACAATATGAG AAAGGACCTACACAATCGTCTACTGCAGCCGCAGCTGTTAAACCCGGCACCAGCCCTGCAACCCCAGCAGCTCCTTCAGTAGCTGCATCTACTGCGGGAGCTGCAGGTGGTGGAGGCCCCGCCACCACTCAGAAAGGACCTTCTCAAGTCACGCCACAG GCGACAGTCTCTAAACCCACACCTGCGACTTCTGCTAAAGTCCCAACTGTGAGCTCCGCTACTGGACCTGCTGGAACGACAGGTGGAACAGGAGTGAAGCCTACAGACCCTGTGAAAGACAAGGCCCAG AGTACAACCGTTCCTTCATCCAAACCGGGACCTGCTAAAGTGGATCCGGCTGTTGGAAAGCCCTCAGCCACGGCTGGTGCCCAAAAGCAAACAAGCGCTCAAAAG GTGCAAGTGGAAGTGGGTCCTCCAGGAGCTAAAGTCAGTACGGAG GATGTAGATCCATTTGATGCCCTGTCTGGCACTTTACCATCATCACAACCTCTGGCTCCTAAAGTCCCAAAATACACTGGACCAGAGATTACAGAG gAAAAGAAAATACCTGCTGGAGCTCCTGAGAAGCCTAAAGATGTTCCAAAG CCAATAAGCACAGACGATGCGCTGGAGTCCCTCTCTTCTGGGTTTGTGTCTTCAGCTCCTCCTAAGAAGACAGATGTG AAAACTGAAACGATAGGAGCAGTCGATGTTCGTTCAGCAGGCATGTCCAACTTTGCTCCCCCTCCACCCTCTCAGCAG AAACAACCGGCGACGTCTCAACCTGCTACTGTAACTAAATCACCTGCTCCACCGGCTGACAAGAAAGCCAAACTGGAGATCTCCACACAATCTACTAAACCAAAGACAGATGAG TCAGACTCCATGTCGCTGGACGCTCTCAGCGCATTGGGCGACACACTGGGCGCTCCAGAACCACCCAAAAAATCACCTGAACTCAAACCTGGGCAGATAGTTGAT GAGAAGAAACAGACATCAGAGAAGGGTGTTCTTGTCGGGGAGAGAGAGGACACACTCCCACCAGGTTACAGATTCTCAGAGGAAGAGCTTATGAAATATCCTCCTCCTAAAAAAGAG CCCTCACTGAACACAGATGATGCACTGGACATTCTTTCTGAAGGTTTCACGGCCCCCGTGGCAGCACCTGTTGTTAAGGCATCTGTTCCTCCTGCACAG GAAAAGAAGAAACCTGATGCGGTTCCTGAGAAGACTAAAGATCTTCCTAAG GAAACAAAGAAGCCTGATGCGGTTCCTGAGAAGACTAAAGACGTTCCCAAG GAAACAAAGAAGCCTGCTGGGGTTCCTGAGAAGACTAAAGACGTTCCCAAG CATAAAGtggatgaattttcagcactgGATGCTCTGGCAGGTGATTTCGTGGCTCCCGCACAGTCTGCTTCTAAG GTTTCTTCAGCTGCTCCTAAAAACGTTATCCCTCCAGGCCCTAAGCAAAAACCAGAGACAGATGAG GATGCTTTCAGCGCTCTGGGCGACACACTGGGTGCACCAGAACCACCGAAAAAACAACCTGAACTCAAACCTGGGGACATCGTTCAT GAGaaggatgtgacatcagaaaagCGTGCTCGTGACGGGGAGAGAGAGGACACACTCCCACCAGGTTACAGATTCTCAGAGGAAGAGCTTAAGAAATATCCTCCTCCTGAGAAAGAG CCTTCCCTAGACCCTACTGAAGCTCTGGATATTCTGTCTGGAGATTTTACCAGCCCCACTGTCCTATCTGTTCCCACTCCCCCTGTTTGTTCTTCCTCTAAGCCTCCTGCTAAG CATTCAGATTCAGCTTCAGATTTTGCTTTAGATGCTCTTGCAGGTGATTTTGTCGCTCCTTCTTCTGCATCCAAAGTTCAGTCTGCTGTTTCTGGCCCTCCACATGCTGACAGACAG TTGTCAGAAGGTACCTCATCAGCTTTGGATGCCCTCTCAGACACTCTAGGAGACATAAAAGCAGCCCCTGAGCCCGCCCCTGTCCCGCCTAAAGCCATAGTTAAG GAAAAGGATATAGTGGAGGAGAAAGTTAGTAAACCAGGTGAGAGAGACGACAGCCTTCCACCAGAATATAGGTTCTCAGAGGAAGAACGCAAG GCATTTATATCAGCAAAGCAGAAAGACGTCAAACCAAAGCAG ACATCAATCGATGACACAACGGCCCTTGACATGCTGTCTAGTGATTTTTCTGCAGTACCGGCTGTGAAGCCCTCCGCACCTGATGCCAAACACTTCATCCCTGAACCAACACCGCCAACCCATAAG GCAACAGGTCcagtgttggatgagctggcaGGCAAATTGATTCCCAACCTGACTGATCCCAAAGCCAAAGACAGCAAACCAAAG GCAAAGGGGGGCAAACCAAAGTCTAAACCAAAG AAACAGTCAGTAGAAGATTCCTCAGCCACAGACAAGCAGCCCGGTAAAGTGAGCTCAGATGTGGTGCCTTCATCTTCCACAAAGGGCGGAAACAGATAG
- the LOC127524721 gene encoding calpastatin isoform X6 gives MGQIITWIRGTRDQPALQDVAVEQQVLLTGYNHIESQQVTPTTTSQVSTAKPAQYEKGPTQSSTAAAAVKPGTSPATPAAPSVAASTAGAAGGGGPATTQKGPSQVTPQATVSKPTPATSAKVPTVSSATGPAGTTGGTGVKPTDPVKDKAQSTTVPSSKPGPAKVDPAVGKPSATAGAQKQTSAQKVQVEVGPPGAKVSTEDVDPFDALSGTLPSSQPLAPKVPKYTGPEITEPNIKPEKGVLCGERDDTLPPGYRKEDMEKKIPAGAPEKPKDVPKPISTDDALESLSSGFVSSAPPKKTDVKTETIGAVDVRSAGMSNFAPPPPSQQKQPATSQPATVTKSPAPPADKKAKLEISTQSTKPKTDESDSMSLDALSALGDTLGAPEPPKKSPELKPGQIVDEKKQTSEKGVLVGEREDTLPPGYRFSEEELMKYPPPKKEPSLNTDDALDILSEGFTAPVAAPVVKASVPPAQEKKKPDAVPEKTKDLPKETKKPDAVPEKTKDVPKHKVDEFSALDALAGDFVAPAQSASKVSSAAPKNVIPPGPKQKPETDEDAFSALGDTLGAPEPPKKQPELKPGDIVHEKDVTSEKRARDGEREDTLPPGYRFSEEELKKYPPPEKEPSLDPTEALDILSGDFTSPTVLSVPTPPVCSSSKPPAKHSDSASDFALDALAGDFVAPSSASKVQSAVSGPPHADRQLSEGTSSALDALSDTLGDIKAAPEPAPVPPKAIVKEKDIVEEKVSKPGERDDSLPPEYRFSEEERKAFISAKQKDVKPKQTSIDDTTALDMLSSDFSAVPAVKPSAPDAKHFIPEPTPPTHKATGPVLDELAGKLIPNLTDPKAKDSKPKAKGGKPKSKPKKQSVEDSSATDKQPGKVSSDVVPSSSTKGGNR, from the exons TCTCAGCAGGTCACACCCACCACAACATCTCAGGTCTCCACAGCGAAACCTGCACAATATGAG AAAGGACCTACACAATCGTCTACTGCAGCCGCAGCTGTTAAACCCGGCACCAGCCCTGCAACCCCAGCAGCTCCTTCAGTAGCTGCATCTACTGCGGGAGCTGCAGGTGGTGGAGGCCCCGCCACCACTCAGAAAGGACCTTCTCAAGTCACGCCACAG GCGACAGTCTCTAAACCCACACCTGCGACTTCTGCTAAAGTCCCAACTGTGAGCTCCGCTACTGGACCTGCTGGAACGACAGGTGGAACAGGAGTGAAGCCTACAGACCCTGTGAAAGACAAGGCCCAG AGTACAACCGTTCCTTCATCCAAACCGGGACCTGCTAAAGTGGATCCGGCTGTTGGAAAGCCCTCAGCCACGGCTGGTGCCCAAAAGCAAACAAGCGCTCAAAAG GTGCAAGTGGAAGTGGGTCCTCCAGGAGCTAAAGTCAGTACGGAG GATGTAGATCCATTTGATGCCCTGTCTGGCACTTTACCATCATCACAACCTCTGGCTCCTAAAGTCCCAAAATACACTGGACCAGAGATTACAGAG CCAAATATAAAACCAGAGAAGGGTGTTTTGTGTGGTGAGAGAGATGACACACTGCCGCCCGGATACAGAAAGGAAGACATG gAAAAGAAAATACCTGCTGGAGCTCCTGAGAAGCCTAAAGATGTTCCAAAG CCAATAAGCACAGACGATGCGCTGGAGTCCCTCTCTTCTGGGTTTGTGTCTTCAGCTCCTCCTAAGAAGACAGATGTG AAAACTGAAACGATAGGAGCAGTCGATGTTCGTTCAGCAGGCATGTCCAACTTTGCTCCCCCTCCACCCTCTCAGCAG AAACAACCGGCGACGTCTCAACCTGCTACTGTAACTAAATCACCTGCTCCACCGGCTGACAAGAAAGCCAAACTGGAGATCTCCACACAATCTACTAAACCAAAGACAGATGAG TCAGACTCCATGTCGCTGGACGCTCTCAGCGCATTGGGCGACACACTGGGCGCTCCAGAACCACCCAAAAAATCACCTGAACTCAAACCTGGGCAGATAGTTGAT GAGAAGAAACAGACATCAGAGAAGGGTGTTCTTGTCGGGGAGAGAGAGGACACACTCCCACCAGGTTACAGATTCTCAGAGGAAGAGCTTATGAAATATCCTCCTCCTAAAAAAGAG CCCTCACTGAACACAGATGATGCACTGGACATTCTTTCTGAAGGTTTCACGGCCCCCGTGGCAGCACCTGTTGTTAAGGCATCTGTTCCTCCTGCACAG GAAAAGAAGAAACCTGATGCGGTTCCTGAGAAGACTAAAGATCTTCCTAAG GAAACAAAGAAGCCTGATGCGGTTCCTGAGAAGACTAAAGACGTTCCCAAG CATAAAGtggatgaattttcagcactgGATGCTCTGGCAGGTGATTTCGTGGCTCCCGCACAGTCTGCTTCTAAG GTTTCTTCAGCTGCTCCTAAAAACGTTATCCCTCCAGGCCCTAAGCAAAAACCAGAGACAGATGAG GATGCTTTCAGCGCTCTGGGCGACACACTGGGTGCACCAGAACCACCGAAAAAACAACCTGAACTCAAACCTGGGGACATCGTTCAT GAGaaggatgtgacatcagaaaagCGTGCTCGTGACGGGGAGAGAGAGGACACACTCCCACCAGGTTACAGATTCTCAGAGGAAGAGCTTAAGAAATATCCTCCTCCTGAGAAAGAG CCTTCCCTAGACCCTACTGAAGCTCTGGATATTCTGTCTGGAGATTTTACCAGCCCCACTGTCCTATCTGTTCCCACTCCCCCTGTTTGTTCTTCCTCTAAGCCTCCTGCTAAG CATTCAGATTCAGCTTCAGATTTTGCTTTAGATGCTCTTGCAGGTGATTTTGTCGCTCCTTCTTCTGCATCCAAAGTTCAGTCTGCTGTTTCTGGCCCTCCACATGCTGACAGACAG TTGTCAGAAGGTACCTCATCAGCTTTGGATGCCCTCTCAGACACTCTAGGAGACATAAAAGCAGCCCCTGAGCCCGCCCCTGTCCCGCCTAAAGCCATAGTTAAG GAAAAGGATATAGTGGAGGAGAAAGTTAGTAAACCAGGTGAGAGAGACGACAGCCTTCCACCAGAATATAGGTTCTCAGAGGAAGAACGCAAG GCATTTATATCAGCAAAGCAGAAAGACGTCAAACCAAAGCAG ACATCAATCGATGACACAACGGCCCTTGACATGCTGTCTAGTGATTTTTCTGCAGTACCGGCTGTGAAGCCCTCCGCACCTGATGCCAAACACTTCATCCCTGAACCAACACCGCCAACCCATAAG GCAACAGGTCcagtgttggatgagctggcaGGCAAATTGATTCCCAACCTGACTGATCCCAAAGCCAAAGACAGCAAACCAAAG GCAAAGGGGGGCAAACCAAAGTCTAAACCAAAG AAACAGTCAGTAGAAGATTCCTCAGCCACAGACAAGCAGCCCGGTAAAGTGAGCTCAGATGTGGTGCCTTCATCTTCCACAAAGGGCGGAAACAGATAG